In the genome of Hymenobacter cellulosivorans, one region contains:
- a CDS encoding DUF4886 domain-containing protein, whose protein sequence is MLFSWLRLSSFNAFVLLGLLGPLGSQAQQTQPAPNTILFVGNSFLHGRYNPVFNYNPETITIERVGKQKTGAWGGIPAIFKKFADQAGLAYEVHFQCINGESLKLHYDSARHTLQQPRWNTVVLQEHSMYPLPARRSGRPDTFRDYSTRIEQAVHQANPAARLYFYQTWARADQTYLPGKAYSGLPLDSMTQDLHRGYYGAAQANGRFAGVAPAGDAWLRAMQAGVAMRNSYQPEAGKLNLWGEDHYHPSRWGAYLNACVLFGEITGYDPRRLGPNEQAAAALGISPADAASLQRVAAEQVLGARPNAFSATSRQPKSGKSKVKIKSKPARELP, encoded by the coding sequence ATGCTTTTCTCCTGGCTTCGGCTCAGCTCCTTCAACGCGTTTGTGCTGCTGGGCTTGCTCGGGCCTCTCGGTAGCCAGGCCCAGCAAACTCAACCTGCGCCCAACACTATCCTGTTCGTTGGCAACAGCTTCCTGCACGGCCGCTACAACCCGGTGTTTAATTACAACCCGGAAACGATTACCATCGAGCGGGTTGGCAAACAGAAAACCGGGGCTTGGGGCGGTATTCCGGCCATTTTCAAGAAGTTTGCCGACCAGGCCGGCCTAGCTTACGAGGTGCATTTTCAATGCATCAACGGCGAATCCCTGAAGCTGCACTACGACAGCGCCCGGCATACGCTGCAGCAGCCGCGCTGGAACACGGTGGTTTTGCAGGAGCACAGCATGTACCCGCTGCCCGCCCGCCGCAGCGGCCGCCCCGACACATTCCGCGACTATTCGACCCGCATCGAACAGGCCGTGCACCAGGCCAATCCTGCCGCCCGGCTGTATTTCTACCAAACCTGGGCTCGGGCCGACCAAACCTACCTGCCTGGCAAAGCCTATTCCGGCCTGCCCCTCGACTCGATGACCCAGGATCTGCACCGCGGCTACTACGGCGCGGCCCAGGCCAATGGCCGTTTCGCGGGCGTGGCTCCGGCCGGCGACGCCTGGTTGCGGGCTATGCAGGCCGGCGTGGCCATGCGCAATTCCTACCAGCCCGAAGCGGGCAAGCTCAACCTCTGGGGCGAAGACCATTACCACCCCAGCCGGTGGGGTGCCTACCTGAATGCCTGCGTGCTGTTTGGCGAAATAACCGGCTACGACCCGCGCCGGCTAGGGCCCAACGAACAAGCCGCTGCGGCCTTGGGCATTTCGCCGGCCGATGCCGCCTCCCTGCAGCGCGTGGCCGCCGAACAGGTACTGGGAGCCCGCCCCAACGCTTTTTCGGCAACATCCCGCCAACCAAAATCCGGCAAGAGCAAAGTCAAAATAAAGTCCAAACCAGCCCGTGAGCTGCCCTAA
- a CDS encoding dicarboxylate/amino acid:cation symporter, which produces MKKLSSNLTVQVLTAIALGVAVGALFPSFGAALKPIGDTFINLIKMLIAPIIFLTVVLGIGGMGDMKKVGRVGGKALLYFEIVTTLALVIGLTAANLTHPGAGIDARAGVATQTAAQAAEASKYTAQAGEMNWVEFFTHVVPHSVVGAFAEGDVLQVLLFAVLFGVALGRIPDAYSKPLIGTFERLSHVMFAVLGLVMKLAPLGAFGGMAFTIGKYGISTLLPLGKLMLVVYLTMFLFIFGVLNLIMRYYGLSLWRYLGFIKEEILLVLGTSSSESALPRMIDKLERYGCSRSVAGLVIPTGYSFNLDGTSIYLSIATVFLAQAFDIELSLTQELTLIGILMLTSKGAAGVTGSGFIVLASTLAATKVIPVEGVALLLGVDRFMSEARAITNVIGNGVATLVIAKSEGEFDEERHRLALQGQLVPAESDLTRESAGPGTDNRQ; this is translated from the coding sequence ATGAAAAAACTCTCGTCCAATCTCACGGTACAGGTCTTGACTGCCATAGCGCTGGGCGTGGCAGTAGGAGCCCTGTTTCCCAGCTTCGGCGCTGCCCTCAAGCCCATCGGCGACACATTTATCAACCTGATAAAAATGCTCATCGCGCCCATCATCTTCCTGACGGTGGTGCTGGGCATTGGGGGCATGGGCGACATGAAAAAGGTGGGCCGCGTGGGTGGCAAGGCGTTGCTTTACTTTGAAATAGTCACGACCCTGGCCTTGGTCATTGGGCTAACGGCAGCCAACCTGACCCATCCCGGCGCGGGCATCGACGCACGGGCCGGCGTAGCGACCCAAACGGCAGCCCAGGCTGCCGAAGCCTCGAAATATACCGCCCAGGCCGGCGAAATGAACTGGGTGGAATTCTTCACCCACGTGGTGCCCCACAGCGTGGTTGGAGCCTTTGCCGAGGGCGACGTGCTACAGGTGCTCTTGTTTGCCGTGCTGTTTGGCGTGGCCCTGGGCCGGATTCCGGACGCCTACAGTAAGCCCCTGATCGGCACCTTTGAGCGGTTGTCGCACGTGATGTTTGCCGTGCTGGGACTGGTTATGAAACTGGCTCCGCTGGGCGCGTTCGGGGGCATGGCTTTTACTATCGGCAAGTACGGCATCAGCACGCTGCTGCCGCTGGGCAAGCTCATGCTGGTAGTGTACCTAACGATGTTCCTGTTCATTTTCGGGGTGCTAAACCTGATTATGCGCTACTACGGCCTGAGCTTGTGGCGCTACCTGGGCTTTATCAAGGAGGAAATTCTGCTGGTGCTGGGTACGTCTTCGTCGGAGTCGGCCCTGCCGCGCATGATTGACAAGCTGGAGCGCTACGGCTGCTCCCGCTCGGTGGCTGGTTTGGTCATCCCGACGGGTTATTCCTTTAACCTCGACGGCACGAGTATTTACCTGAGCATTGCCACCGTATTCCTGGCCCAGGCCTTTGATATCGAGCTTTCCCTGACCCAGGAGCTGACTCTAATTGGCATTCTGATGCTGACCAGCAAGGGCGCGGCCGGCGTCACGGGCTCAGGCTTTATTGTGTTGGCCTCTACCCTGGCCGCTACTAAGGTTATACCGGTGGAAGGCGTGGCGTTGCTGCTGGGCGTCGACCGGTTCATGAGTGAGGCCCGGGCTATTACCAACGTCATCGGCAACGGCGTGGCCACGCTGGTCATTGCCAAAAGTGAGGGCGAGTTCGATGAGGAACGGCACCGGTTGGCACTGCAGGGCCAGCTGGTCCCGGCCGAGTCGGACCTGACCCGGGAATCGGCGGGGCCGGGGACCGACAACCGGCAGTAG